The following coding sequences are from one Sphaeramia orbicularis chromosome 11, fSphaOr1.1, whole genome shotgun sequence window:
- the LOC115428711 gene encoding H-2 class I histocompatibility antigen, Q10 alpha chain-like — translation MFLTVFLVVLCVLATGETENSDRHSLTYIYTALSKDPKIPGIHEFTAMGILDSRVIDYFDSTTQVKTPKTHWMRERLEPEYWEKGTRSRKSKQQWFKVNLDILKERMNQTDDDIHVLQWRHGCEGVKKGNGLLEYSQGLDMYSYDGDDFLSFDDSSSVWVAPVKAAEQTKRKWDEVQVLKDYTKGYLEKECMDWLRKFLKYGENDRRTSKPPEVYVFANNARSKTNVVLNCMATGFYPPEIDIHIKRNSRILTEDDGVMSTGSRPNEDYTYQRRDSVVILRTDVAMYSCYVVHHSTGFEITKVWDGKLPNPNPDPDPPGPVIFIILAAVLALFVLGFVLLVLYKKGKFGFRPKTALFNVTDDIPLNTDKASHPGNGFSTVYDRVPLEPPKEVKEGSHSGDSGYFGVSSDSDKGSNSRSNSGVSDGSDGSVREKKSV, via the exons ATGTTTTTAACCGTATTTTTGGTCGTTTTGTGTGTTCTGGCGACgggagagacggagaacagcg ACAGACACTCCCTGACCTACATCTACACGGCCCTCTCCAAAGACCCCAAAATCCCAGGTATCCATGAGTTCACGGCCATGGGGATTCTGGACTCCAGGGTAATCGACTACTTCGACAGCACCACACAGGTGAAAACTCCCAAAACACACTGGATGAGGGAGCGTCTGGAGCCGGAGTACTGGGAAAAAGGCACACGATCCCGTAAGAGCAAACAGCAGTGGTTCAAAGTCAACCTGGACATCCTGAAGGAACGGATGAACCAGACCGACGATG ACATCCATGTTCTTCAGTGGAGACACGGCTGTGAGGGCGTGAAAAAAGGTAACGGGTTACTGGAATACAGCCAAGGCTTGGACATGTACAGCTACGACGGAGACGACTTCCTGTCCTTTGACGACTCCAGCTCAGTGTGGGTGGCTCCAGTGAAAGCAGCAGAGCAGACCAAGAGGAAGTGGGATGAGGTGCAGGTCCTCAAAGACTACACCAAAGGATACCTGGAGAAAGAGTGCATGGACTGGCTGAGGAAGTTTTTGAAGTACGGGGAGAATGACAGGCGCACCTCCA AACCACCTGAAGTGTACGTGTTCGCAAATAACGCCAGGTCTAAGACAAATGTGGTTTTGAACTGCATGGCCACTGGTTTCTACCCACCAGAAATAGATATTCACATCAAAAGGAACAGTCGAATTCTTACTGAAGACGACGGCGTGATGAGCACAGGATCTCGACCAAATGAAGACTACACCTACCAGAGACGAGACAGCGTGGTGATTCTACGCACCGACGTGGCCATGTACTCCTGTTACGTCGTACATCATTCAACCGGTTTTGAAATAACAAAGGTTTGGG ATGGTAaactgcctaaccctaaccctgaccctgaccctcctggACCAGTCATCTTCATTATTTTGGCTGCAGTGTTGGCCTTATTTGTGCTTGGGTTTGTCCTTTTGGTCCTgtacaaaaaaggtaaatttg GTTTCAGGCCAAAGACTGCTCTGTTCAACGTGACCGATGACATCCCTCTGAACACAGATAAAG CCTCCCATCCTGGAAATGGGTTTTCCACTGTCT atgaTCGTGTTCCACTGGAACCACCCAAGGAGGTCAAAG AAGGTTCCCATTCAGGCGACAGCGGTTACTTTGGGGTTTCCTCCGACTCCG ACAAGGGATCGAACAGCAGATCCAACAGCGGGGTCAGCGATGGATCAGATGGTTCTGTCCGGGAAAAGAAATCTGTGTGA